In the genome of Pelodiscus sinensis isolate JC-2024 chromosome 3, ASM4963464v1, whole genome shotgun sequence, one region contains:
- the LOC102443650 gene encoding ankyrin repeat domain-containing protein 9-like, with translation MASNQASLQDEQSRHCKFLSYMFYQAVRDHKPVWMLEDMRTMEYFYWEENASLRTYSPSEALLYAVVHNHLPYAQYLLSHFPEEALKVPGEHFCYCPSSAPHLAMAVTYDRRDILGLIIKIAHKLPSLNSYINRTGCFHLEDGKTPLHLACELLRSETVLILLGNGASPRIEDSKGLTPLDVILEQMWDSKVNVASKKLCLDYLLLFMPNPQFKMRKVLQDHPDHWTTLLGEDKFNSLVGNTPASLYLQAMQTILQSLPPSHFPKSIQELPIPQALKPLPSYGKKLQTKNVVNVFP, from the coding sequence ATGGCCAGTAACCAGGCCAGCCTGCAGGATGAGCAAAGCAGGCATTGTAAGTTCTTATCCTATATGTTCTACCAGGCTGTAAGAGACCACAAACCTGTGTGGATGCTGGAAGATATGAGAACTATGGAGTATTTTTACTGGGAGGAAAATGCCAGCCTGAGAACCTATTCACCTTCGGAAGCACTTCTCTATGCAGTGGTGCATAATCACCTGCCTTATGCCCAGTATTTGCTGTCTCATTTTCCAGAGGAGGCTCTCAAGGTGCCTGGAGAACATTTCTGCTATTGCCCGTCTTCTGCGCCTCATTTGGCCATGGCAGTAACATACGACAGGAGGGACATTTTGGGGCTGATCATCAAGATTGCACACAAGCTACCCAGCCTTAACTCCTACATCAACAGGACTGGCTGCTTTCATCTGGAAGATGGAAAAACCCCACTGCACCTTGCTTGCGAACTGCTGAGGTCCGAAACTGTCCTCATCCTCCTAGGAAATGGGGCTTCTCCCAGGATCGAGGACAGCAAGGGGCTCACCCCATTGGATGTCATCCTGGAGCAGATGTGGGACTCCAAAGTTAACGTGGCATCAAAAAAACTCTGCCTCGATTACCTCTTGCTCTTCATGCCTAATCCACAGTTTAAGATGCGGAAAGTTCTGCAGGATCATCCCGATCACTGGACAACTTTGCTAGGAGAAGACAAATTCAACAGCCTGGTGGGGAACACACCCGCCTCTTTATACCTGCAAGCTATGCAAACTATTCTCCAGTCTCTCCCACCTTCCCATTTTCCTAAAAGCATCCAGGAACTACCTATACCTCAGGCACTAAAGCCCCTACCTTCCTATGGCAAAAAGCTACAGACAAAAAATGTGGTAAATGTTTTTCCTTGA